CTTTGCAATGAACTCATCAGCCTTCTTGTCCACGTCACTGATGTTCCCACAATTTATTTCCTCTTCTATCTTCTTCTCACTATGTTCACCATCTTCGTGGATTACATTTTCTGTTATCATATCTTCTTTATCCTCGGATTCTTCAGTTGCCTTGCTCCCCACGAAACTTCTTCTATCATTCCTGTTCATGTCTTCTCTGATATCTTCTTTCGTTTCCGCGATTGGATCAGACCACCAGACTTTTGTAGGAGAGTTTCTTGTCGCTGAACGTTCATCGAGTTTCATCTTTTGCTCCGACAGTTTTCTCCGTTCGCTGCTTACTCTGAGTTTACTCGGAGGCGACTTATAGTAGTCCATcggaggtggtggtggcggaGGCGGTGGAGGAGTATaattcttcttctgaactgatTCTCTGTAGCTTCGGGGAGGAGGATAATCCTTTCTCGGCGCCGAGTTATAAAACGCCGGCAACGGCGGCggtggcggaggaggaggaggtgacGGTGACGGGTGAAACTCCTTCTTCCTCACGGTGTCCTCAGCTCCAGACTCAGATGTAAGCTTAGGTAAAGGcgttgaagaagaggaagatgacgTCAGATTCGCCGGAGTCTTGATCAACGGCTGAGATTCAATCTCCATCGACGATGATCTTGACCTCCACGGAATCGGAGAAGGAAGCGCATCGCTGCTGTTATCATCAACGAGAGTCTTCAAGAGCTGTCTCTTTGATCTCACACTCTCCCATCTGCCGGAATCAGAACCGCGAGAGTAGTTCAAGCTTCGAACAGGCAAAAGCAGAGGCTTTTCTCTGACACCTGAAGTAGAGAGAACGGTCTCTGGAATTTTCGTCTGGTACTTGTTCCTCCATGTCTGAATCctacggtggtggtggtggtggttgtcGAGGGAGGAATCATCGGATCCACTCTCGTGATGATCCACGTTGAAAACAGAGGATGATACTTCGAGAATCTTAGGCACATAGGGATGAGGGTTATTAGTATTGTTATTGCTTTCTCCTCCTCCTTCGTAGTTCCGGCGGCTGAAGAGGCCGTAGGAGACGGCGATGCCGACGAAAATCATATGGAGAAGCTCGAGGAGTCTGGTTTGATTAGCGAGCTCAGGCGTCTGAGAAAGGAAGACTGGTACGAGGGAGCATAAAAGGGCGAGGATTAGGGCTTTAAAGAGGAATCGAGAGTAgaattttctagggttttgatctTTTTTGTCACCCGATTGAGTTGTTTTCTTCGAGCTTCTTGTTGTTTCCACCATTAGAGAGAAAGTGAGTTGTACTTTAGGTTGGTGATGAAAGATGGTTTGAAAATACGATTAAAAGACCAAAGTTAGTGGAAGTGCTAAGACTTCGAGGTtaagttctgttttttttgggggtttataaaaaatgtgagaataagaaagagattgaagagaACAAAATCTGACGTCCAAGTTGATGTGTGAATTCATTCCCAACTTTAATTTTGTGGGGTTTCTGATACTATTCTAACGTTATTTCTGATGGTTGACAGCGACCGGAGAATCGCTATGTTGAACATCCAAATGTTGATTACTTTCCAAGCAGGGcaaattttcaaaatagcacatttctaagtttatgtcacaaaaatagctctcAAAAACTAAattgaccaaaatagcattctatcttttgaaaaaattaaattgtttttatttttcaaaatttgaaatcttatcccaaaactcCACTatctaactctaaaccctaaaatctaaactctaaaccctaaactctaaaaccctaaaccctaaatcctaaaccctaaaccctaaatcccaaaccccaccccttaactctaaaccctaaaccttaaaccccacccctaaactctaaaccctaaaccctaaaccctaaaccctaaaccctaaatcctaaagccccttaactctaaaccctaatgtctaaattaatttaccattggggtataaatgtatatttatctcttttgataaaatattaattgctatttttgtcatttttatttttagaggctatatttgtgacaaaaaaatttttagTGCTATTCTAATCATTTTCTCTTTGAAGTATGCGGTTTgggttttttcttaaatatgacttaaaacaaaaactgaaacacaaaactaactcatgatttttttttttggaattttcatTTGCCATATTCATCTCAAAAGTTTGGATTACTCACAAAAATGCTATttattaccttttttttttccgaaaatgagTGTTTTACTCTATCATCTCATCTTCATCAcgtatcccttatatattaaatcacAAGTCACCtaacaaatcaaaatttgacATATGGAaatgctttaaaaataaaaaaaccaattgattcaaacaaaaatattttcgatcCCTAATTTTAAGTAACTACTTcctattttttctcaaaatatatctCATCTACATTCACAACAGTTGACCACGATTTTAAcctgtttttcaaaaaaaaaaaacatattttttttctctactaAAATTTCAGTTTTGTTTTCCACCGGTTTCTTTAaatcatctttctttttttctgcaCCAGTTCAAAACTTTTGTTATTCATTTTCTGGATTTTTACTGTAAAGTTCATCACGACAAGATTTTAGATAGCAAGGGTCGAATAAAGTTGTCTTCGATTCACTTTCAAAGCATCAAGTGGATTGTGGCAGTGGAGTTTTAAATcacattagaaaaatattgatACTGGTATGGTCATTTCTGAAGAAATTGAAACTAATGATGATTTTGaatattattcttttttctttttttttttaatatatttgactTTAGATCATTACAGTATAGCTAACTTTGAAGCTTCCTTTATCAATTAAAACAGGTCATGAAGGTCACGGATTGGAGAGATGGGGTGGagcataaacaaaattattatcgAGGAAAGCTTATAAAACTACACTCACGCAGTGATCTTCCACTTTACTAAAGGAACAAACCTCAAGCTTTGGCCTCACGAATAAGGTTTGCATGATTTCCACTTTTTACTATTTCTCCTTCCCAAATTTAGATTTATTGGTTAATGTTTCCTTTGCTGAAacttgaaaacaatattttttcagTAGTCATAACTGCAATTGAGTTCGACAATAACATTTTTGCAAGGTTGACTATGGCAATTTTTCACCAAGACATAACAATTcactataattttataaaaagcaAACTAAAGTTGTAAATAACTAAAGTTgtaaattttaatcttataaattcaacaaactacaaaataaacaatgtgggttaattttgttttgaatgtgtgcttttcaaaaaaaaaatgttaggtaaattaaataaattgtaatagtaaatttatttgattcaccaaaaccaaattaatatatattaagataaaTTAAGGGTTCGACTGGTGACCATTCTGAAAATAAGAGGAACTAATAGAAAAGGAAcgtaaagaaataaaattgcaggaatgaaaaagaatgattgttctttttcaaatttaacaaggaatacttttgttctttatttctctacaaaaaaaaaagaatggtagAGAAtgagaataaaaaattattccttgtgaatgaTGATATTTTTTAGGAACGTTAGGGAATGCATTATTTCTCGATGTTCtctggtcaccattcataccctaAGTTTTTGTTATTCCGAAAGAAATCATTGAATAAGTTAATGGATCAAGTAAAGTatttaactatattttatattttatttatttttgaaaaatcctACAAGCATGTACCATCTTATAATAATATAAGTTATTGTTGTACTTTTTCAACTGCTTTATTTTAATGCAACACTTCTAATATTATGTGCCATTGTTCATATaacatttttgtaaaaaagtttattctgattaaaaattatgacaatgtttaaataatttaaaaaacagttaaTTAGACCCGGCTACGCCGGGCTGTAATACTAGTTTACAATATTACCATTGCAATCAGTACACCAATCCatcatgaacaaccaatttgaagctcttaatgcaccaaagtttcgatttttactcttcatatctcattacttatgcacacaaattacatctctttcattttctctctatattcataaaaaaaaccaagattttgattctaaacttTGTAAGGTTCAAACTCATAATTCTTGGTCATTAACAAGTGGGTTTGTTTCGTGGTGAATTTATATGTGATAGGAGAAGCTAATCAAGTTGTCTCGTTGGTTGAAAGtatgaaactaattttttttcgaGATCTGTTTGTCAAAAGACTTCTGTGTAAGTTTTATGGCCGTAGAAGACTTATACGGAAGTCTTCTCTTCAAtacataggttagttttgcaattgactttaaGTGTGTTTTTAGAGACGGCTTCTTTGGAAGTCttccaacttttttttgttaacaccAAAATCTCGAAAATACCAGAGAAGACTTcctagtaagtcgtctaggatacacaagttagttttgcaattgactggATTATGTCAGAATTTTGACTTTCTCTAGATAACTTAGACAGAAGtcttccatgtaagtcttccgAACTCTCGGTAGAAGTCTTTTCACTGTCGATGAAAGTCGTCtcgggttacttttgcaattgaaaaataaaatttaaatatttaattttaattagacgaATTCCATGTAAGTCTTTCGGACTTTGGGTGGAAGTCTTCTCACTGTCGGTGAAAGTCATCTCGGTTtattttgcaattgaaaaataaagcttaaatatttaattttaattagacgaattccatgtaagtcttccgAGAGACGACTTACACGAAAGTCTTCCAGAATTTTATTCtaagattctggtcaaaccttggtTATCACAGAAGAATTTCTGGTAAATCTTATGTCGGAAGACTTACATCGAAGtcgtctaattaaaattaaatatttaagttttatttgtcAATTGCAAAAGAcatgagacgacttacatggaagtcgtctagataaatgtaatttttaagtTTAGTTTTTCTAGTGGACGACTTCCATGCAAGTCTtctagaaaaaaatcaaatttctgacacagttcggtcaattgcaaaactaacatatttaTCCTAGAAGACTTACCGGTAAGTCTTCTCTGgtatttttgagattttttcaaaaacaaaagtaagccgatatttacaaaggaagacttccaaAGAAGTCTGCTGTAgagacttctatagaagtcttcctttgtaaattttcaatttcaaaaatgacctaaatggAAGTCGACTTCCTGAAAGTCTTCTGGCAGACGATTTTtgtggaagtcttctacgtcaATGTTtcataaactttcattttctcaaaaattataaatgctttttaaaattttcttggtGATTCATGTATATTAATCGATATTAGGGTTCCTGAATAAAATTCATcacttaattgattttaattatgaGGTTAGCAACACtcatgtttattaatgtttttagcTAGTTCGAGAAAACTCTCAcgttattttttgtaaatttgttaagtaactttaagatattttttaactttcaaaagtgttaagtaacttcaatattatcaagttatatggtttaatatgtcttcttagatcataagatatactttttaattttcatgagatttaaatttttaattttcacttaAATTTTCCGCCTAAGTTTTAATTTCCCTCTTAAATTTcctgtttatattttatttttccgcTTGAAATTTAAGTCTTCTGAGAAGATAAgcttgaaaacaaaatttatatgttttagaagattctatcagaagacttccatattttcaattttcccccatcaaaatatttttaaataaaatttataaagtatACCTAAGATCTATGGTATGAGAAGACTTCCTAGAAATCTTCTCCCAAAAGACTTATAAAGCCTCCAGAAAACTTCCAAGGGTTATATTCGTAAAAGACATTCTGTCTTTTTTTGTCATAAGGGATACTTGTAATTTCACTAGTTTTTTGTGTTACTTTTGCGTTTGATTCAAGTTGGGGGTACTCGAAAACCTCAAACTTCTAGtatatattaagtatatatgggtgtttcattttatttttggtattatgggtattttttaagtttcaaattttagtttttgggtatggttttgggtttcggataaaaattttgattttcaaaaatataattcggATAATCAGATAAAACTTCAGATATATTTCATGTCTTTGGAtcagattttaaataaaatttctcatatttttcgagtatttaaatattttcagatattttctgtgtgttttaggtttttttttgttggaccCGACatgacccgaaccgaacccgatctgtAACCGAGCCGAATCTGAATCGACAAACTCTAATTACCCTATTTGGTCCAACTATCTAAGACCCGACCCAGATCCGAgaagacccgaaccgacccCGACCCGAGAATTTCAAATTACCCTATCAAGTGTTAAACTCTTTGATCCGAAGGATCTGGACCCGCAACGACCCGATCCGAACctgacccgaagacccgaatgcccatgcctactGTTGAGTGCATCACTTGTGTTTTTTAGAAGACTTCTACATGTACAAAGTGAATATCAACTAGTCGACCTTATTAGTAAGAACTAATCTAACCCATctctacatttttttatattttcttctaaaataaataaatgggtTACCCTAGAATAGCACTAAAAAATtttatgtcacaaatatagactctaaggatcaaaatgaccaaaatgtttcattaaagaggtaaatatacatttatacccctagagttaactaatccaaaccttagggtttagagttaagaagTGGGgatttgggattgagatttaaaattttataaaataaaatataaatattaaaaattttaaaataaaaattaaaaaaatagtttcaaaaagtattttcgaattacaaaaagaaaatttgaaaaaaaaatacaaaaattttttgaaaaaaatatttttttaaaaaaaattataacaaaatttcgaatttaaaaagatataatctaaaactattaaaaaatattttattttttaatatatctagggtattagggtctttttacctattaaatgaaacatttttgtcatttttctccttgtggtctatttttgtgatcaaaacttgaaaattgtctATTTAGAAGAATTGCcctaaataaattatattatagaagTTGATTTACTTCATTctatgttattatatataatctttGTATTTTAGACAGAAATATAGAAACGATTTGAAAATTGTCTAAATCTTTTTACCTGAAAACTTTCCTAACATCTTTGAagatgaaaatattaattttgttagTTACTTTCGTTGATATAGTTTGGTCATTTTTGAAGGTTCATCATATTTAACATATTTGAGTAAATACCACCTAGTGTacattcatttttttctctgaAAATGTTCAATTATATTTGTGTACTAGGTTATCTCATGTGTcaattaaattttcatttggacaaatcttcaaaatagcacatttctaagtttatgtcacaaaaataactttcaaaaattaaaatgatcaaaatagcattttatctattgaaaaatttaaattttttttatttttcaaaatttgaaatcttatcccaaaaccctactccctaattctaaaccctaaaacctaaatcctaaaccctaaaccctaaatcctaaaccctacatcctaaaccctaaatcctaaaccctaaaccctaaatcctaaaccccaccccttaactctaaaccctaaaccctaaaccctaaactctaaatcctaaaccctaaaccctaaatcctaaaccctaaatcctaaaccctaaaccctaaatcctaaaccccaccccttaactctaaaccctaaaccctaaactctaaatcctaaaccctaaatcctaaagaaaccccaccctttaactctaaaccctaatgtctaaattaatttaccattagtgtatatttatctcttttgataaaacattaagtgatattttggtcatttttatttttagaggctatatttataacaaaaacttttttagtgctaccctagtcattttctcttttaattttCCTATTTGCCATATTGTTAAATGCTTATACCCCAACTAAATTTCATTAAGCTGTTTAATgctcaattttttttgctatcCAGTCTAATACCCCAACTAATTATATTGTTAatacacaaaattttaaaactggGCCCCTTTTAATACCCAAACgttgtttatt
The window above is part of the Brassica napus cultivar Da-Ae chromosome C8, Da-Ae, whole genome shotgun sequence genome. Proteins encoded here:
- the LOC106411886 gene encoding serine/arginine repetitive matrix protein 1: MVETTRSSKKTTQSGDKKDQNPRKFYSRFLFKALILALLCSLVPVFLSQTPELANQTRLLELLHMIFVGIAVSYGLFSRRNYEGGGESNNNTNNPHPYVPKILEVSSSVFNVDHHESGSDDSSLDNHHHHHRRIQTWRNKYQTKIPETVLSTSGVREKPLLLPVRSLNYSRGSDSGRWESVRSKRQLLKTLVDDNSSDALPSPIPWRSRSSSMEIESQPLIKTPANLTSSSSSSTPLPKLTSESGAEDTVRKKEFHPSPSPPPPPPPPPLPAFYNSAPRKDYPPPRSYRESVQKKNYTPPPPPPPPPPMDYYKSPPSKLRVSSERRKLSEQKMKLDERSATRNSPTKVWWSDPIAETKEDIREDMNRNDRRSFVGSKATEESEDKEDMITENVIHEDGEHSEKKIEEEINCGNISDVDKKADEFIAKFREQIRLQRIESIKRSACKISANSSR